A single genomic interval of Electrophorus electricus isolate fEleEle1 chromosome 4, fEleEle1.pri, whole genome shotgun sequence harbors:
- the nup205 gene encoding nuclear pore complex protein Nup205 isoform X2, with protein sequence MAAQMAVNSGGSLWGPLKELWETVEGAIWRRQPESVHLLDLQLKKHKPYFLSLFKNPPKSTEQREKVRKASTEGISIQGQQGARLLPEQLLTEAFILSDLFDLGELAALELLLAGEHQQPHFPGLTRGLVAVLLYWDGKRCVANSLRSLILSRHGKTFTLDLGTDLVNLTTRFTDELMAHGLTKQILSLVSDVSVTREFERLQKERGLGNEKHRKEVSDLIKECRQSLAECLFSWTCQSPLNIDDTLALIGHLETVTAEADGSLDSVNLALVMALLYCLDVSFLEQGTEDREDLLQAIPLLTERQYVAAVHSRLVDGHVWKLPGLQAVVRLSWALSLRVLSQLPQGAALVEFTEADEALADQALLGGVFLFLTEGILGSEGFRQEEFYTRRLHALITDFLALMPMKVKQLRNRADEDARLIHMALQMGSEPPSSLRKDLEHLMILIGEFYWKDPFGLELSLDFWCPSESLQHTSLTGSFLGVALQRPPHKQVVLSKFVRQMGDLLPAPLYIPYLRMLKGLACGPQCSHYCFSLLKSNGAPHGENLQGGVSGSPVSWEHLFHSLMLYHENLRKDVPSADSAQYRHPPIRGITPRELDGLTAFMQLLTTIATWSETARLALCEHPQWTPVVVMLGLLQCSVPPVLKAQLLHTLAAFAKSPEIAASLWQSLEYTQVLQTVKAPGQRQAAGIEMELNEIESSCEEYPLTRAFCQLISTLVESSLPVNLGAGLRAPGFEPYLAFLRDAIFLPFPTRAYRRPAEKWEVAEAVLEVFHKLLRGYEPQPADFLLETVELQGELVPAHKPPGHSLMYHLLNDSPLLSLCLSLLEEGVRQLDTYAPFPGKKQLESAVLHCLSLLDLALQKEVVFMELLRESQSSVLVSPLEQLLQGVSAQSRRADHIINIARYLYHSSSNPEAAFLSAKILRHMARYPNIQSRLVGDFTHDPAVSEKLLAGFVECLDNEEAQEEAEKTDDSDPEKRVARIRHETQIHILNLLITSLELKGPNLALYLLGYEVKKPVSSTNLQDPGVLGCPRSCLHAILSLLQRGTERRSGPLLTQQAPHLAQLCYQVIYQLCACSDTSGPTMRYLRTSQDFLFSHLKHLPFILAGNEIAALNQMSWLMKTAAIELRVTSLNRQRSHTQRLLNLLLDDQPHMQHADGEMGMEDESRSVSGFLHFDTVSKVRRKLLSVLDAIDFSQEVPDTLQLDFFERAQIEQVISNCEHVNEQGHTVCNVKLLHRVLVAEVNALQGMAAIGQRPLLMEEVNSILQQVVERNRVRRCLSAKRHALQSWRSLVETILTACPAELIPADQRQLIIRDLLLDLHDKVLAEDAAVELMAIVAGAVFTLTAHLSQSVLSEQQQGAGLEGGSSSGFASIANSALHLILRKLLNFILCTGGGFQRLRAHLYGSLLYYLQIAQKPEEPDTLQTGVCMWERLTAPEDGFSKLQRENLAIIESYGTALMEVVCRDACDGHEIGRMLALAVLDRVLSIDRQSQWLVYLCNSGYLRVLVESVNQDDSALQALLLPQPPLLKPLYIYESKMALLTRVAKSAQGAVELLSCGLVSQLAECQVFHMLPENDSLRVLGQRDPSGFIPSPLERYRHILLPTLRLLQVILTSTTTQHQQGAAQVLQWVIVHSDTIQSILRSQDVSMGSLQELSLLTAIISKAALPGVLDLGQINSAAQLEFQGHIGRFQRQCLSLLVRLAGTERARYLKQIEESVSPGDAAEKREEMEVAMQQICANVMEYCQTLLLQSSSQAQFTVCLFSPSATEPTDVAVPSVSRVPSLGLVLLLLKNSTASFFHYHDTHTQSLAKLERLEQLAPEELRELCQGLVSGTGGVEKIPSVQRSVMAKRRLVQLVNNRAKLLALCSYIIETCLFVIWRHLEYYLLYCTPSDPKDSLLPEYRDARGVGGLGLSRVTQQELEQLQNDVASSFTEPFQRKLLEVEALYSKAHSHHTFIQALTRRIRGLVRHAKS encoded by the exons GAGGCAGTCTGTGGGGTCCCCTGAAGGAGTTATGGGAGACCGTGGAAGGGGCGATATGGAGGAGACAGCCAGAGAGTGTTCATCTTCTGGATTTGCAgctgaaaaaacacaaaccctaTTTTTTGTCCCTGTTCAAAAACCCA CCCAAGAGTACAGAACAGAGGGAGAAGGTACGGAAAGCCAGCACAGAGGGCATTTCTATCCAGGGCCAGCAAGGGGCGCGCCTTCTCCCTGAGCAGCTACTTACAGAGGCCTTCATCCTCAGCGACCTTTTTGACCTTGGCGAGCTTGCTGCGCTGGAATTGTTGCTTGCAG GAGAGCACCAGCAGCCTCATTTCCCTGGGCTGACCAGAGGCCTGGTGGCAGTACTGCTGTACTGGGACGGCAAACGTTGCGTGGCCAATTCCCTACGCTCTCTCATCCTGTCCCGGCACGGCAAGACCTTCACTCTTGATCTTGG AACGGATTTGGTTAATCTCACCACTCGCTTCACAGATGAGCTGATGGCTCATGGTTTGACAAAGCAAATTTTAAGCCTCGTGTCAGACGTCAGTGTGACGCGTGAGTTTGAGAGACTGCAGAAGGAGCGTGGTCTTGGCAACgagaaacacagaaaagag GTGTCTGACCTCATCAAAGAGTGCCGGCAGTCATTAGCTGAGTGCCTGTTTTCATGGACGTGTCAGTCGCCCCTTAACATAGATGATACACTCGCCCTGATTGGCCATCTGGAAACAGTGACGGCAGAAGCTGACGGCTCATTGGATAGCGTAAACCTTGCCTTGGTCATGGCATTGCTGTACTGTTTGGATGTCAGTTTTCTGGAGCAGGGTACTGAGGACAGAGAAG atCTGCTCCAGGCGATTCCTTTGCTCACAGAGAGGCAGTACGTGGCAGCAGTGCACTCTCGCCTGGTGGACGGGCACGTGTGGAAGCTTCCTGGCCTGCAGGCAGTGGTGCGGCTGTCCTGGGCACTCTCGCTCAGGGTTCTCTCCCAGCTGCCTCAGGGTGCAG CTCTGGTAGAGTTCACCGAGGCAGATGAGGCACTGGCTGACCAGGCACTTCTGGGAGGGGTCTTCCTCTTCCTGACAGAGGGAATTCTGGGAAGTGAAGGCTTCCGCCAGGAGGAGTTCTATACTCGGCGGCTGCATGCTCTCATCACAGACTTCCTGGCGCTCATGCCTATGAAG gtgaagCAGCTGCGTAACCGTGCGGATGAAGACGCTCGACTGATCCACATGGCCCTCCAGATGGGGAGTGAGCCTCCATCCTCGCTGCGCAAGGACCTGGAGCACCTGATGATTCTG ATTGGGGAGTTCTACTGGAAAGACCCGTTTGGCTTGGAGCTCTCCCTCGACTTCTGGTGTCCATCAGAGTCTCTACAGCACACATCGCTTACTGGATCCTTCCTGGGTGTTGCTCTGCAGAGACCCCCTcacaagcag gTGGTTCTTTCCAAGTTTGTGCGTCAGATGGGGGACCTGCTGCCTGCGCCGCTCTATATCCCCTACCTGCGTATGCTGAAGGGCTTGGCCTGTGGCCCTCAGTGCTCCCACTACTGCTTCAGTCTGCTCAAGAGCAATGGCGCGCCGCACG GAGAAAACTTGCAGGGTGGGGTATCAGGGAGCCCTGTGTCATGGGAGCACTTGTTCCATTCCCTCATGCTATACCACGAGAACCTGAGGAAGGACGTTCCGAGTGCAGACTCCGCCCAGTACCGCCACCCACCAATCAGAGGCATCACCCCCCGAGAGCTGGACGGCCTCACTGCCTTCATGCAGCTACTCACCACCATCGCTacctgg agtgagaCAGCACGCCTGGCCCTATGTGAGCATCCTCAGTGGACCCCTGTGGTGGTGATGCTGGGTTTGCTGCAGTGCAGTGTGCCGCCTGTGCTGAAGGCCCAGCTGCTGCACACCCTTGCTGCCTTCGCCAAGTCCCCCGAGATCGCCGCCTCCCTTTGGCAGTCCCTGGAGTACACGCAG GTCCTCCAGACAGTAAAAGCTCCTGGACAGAGACAAGCAGCAGGCATAGAG ATGGAGTTGAATGAGATCGAGTCGAGCTGTGAGGAGTACCCTCTGACACGTGCGTTCTGTCAGCTGATCAGCACCCTGGTGGAGAGTTCGCTTCCTGTTAATCTGGGGGCAGGGCTGCGAGCCCCTGGGTTCGAGCCTTACCTGGCGTTCCTGCGAGATGCCATCTTCCTTCCCTTCCCGACAAGAGCCTACCGGCGCCCGGCTGAGAAG TGGGAGGTGGCAGAGGCTGTGCTGGAGGTGTTCCACAAGCTGCTGCGTGGATACGAGCCCCAGCCGGCGGATTTCCTGCTGGAGACTGTGGAACTGCAGGGCGAGCTGGTGCCGGCCCATAAGCCCCCGGGCCACAGCCTGATGTACCATCTGCTGAATGACTCCCCGCTGCTGTCGCTCTGCCTCAGTCTTCTTGAGGAGGGCGTCAGGCAGCTCGACACGTATGCTCCCTTCCCTG gtAAAAAGCAGCTGGAGTCGGCAGTGCTGCACTGTCTGAGCTTGCTGGACCTGGCCCTGCAGAAGGAGGTGGTGTTTATGGAGTTGCTGAGAGAGAGCCAATCCTCCGTGCTGGTGTCTCCGCTGGAGCAACTGCTGCAGGGTGTCAGTGCACAGAGCCGACGCGCCGACCACATCATCAACATCGCCAG GTACCTGTACCACAGCAGTTCCAACCCAGAGGCTGCTTTCCTGAGCGCCAAGATCCTACGTCACATGGCTCGCTACCCCAACATCCAGTCTAGACTGGTGGGAGACTTCACCCATGACCCA GCGGTGAGTGAGAAGCTGCTGGCTGGCTTTGTGGAGTGTCTCGACAATGAGGAGGCCCaggaagaagcagagaaaacagatg acTCAGACCCTGAGAAGCGTGTGGCTCGAATCCGGCACGAGACACAGATCCACATTCTAAACCTGCTGATCACCTCTCTGGAACTGAAGGGGCCTAACCTGGCTCTATACCTGCTGGGCTATGAGGTGAAGAAACCTGTCTCCTCCACCAACCTGCAGGACCCAG GGGTTCTTGGCTGCCCGCGAAGTTGCCTGCATGCAATTCTGAGTCTGCTTCAGAGAGGGACTGAGAGACGCTCAGGACCCCTCCTCACTCAGCAGGCTCCACACCTAGCTCAGCTGTGCTATCAG GTGATCTATCAGCTGTGCGCATGCTCAGACACCTCTGGGCCCACCATGCGCTATCTGAGGACCAGCCAAGACTTCCTGTTCTCTCACCTGAAGCACTTACCCTTCATCCTAGCAG GAAATGAGATTGCTGCTTTGAACCAGATGTCCTGGCTCATGAAGACAGCAGCCATCGAGCTCAGGGTGACCTCGCTGAACCGCCAGcgatctcacacacagagactgctCAACCTCCTCCTGGATGACCAACCACACATGCAGCATGCAG ACGGGGAGATGGGTATGGAGGATGAGAGCAGATCAGTTAGTGGCTTTCTGCACTTTGACACAGTGTCAAAAG TGCGCAGGAAGCTGCTGAGTGTTCTAGATGCGATAGACTTCAGCCAGGAGGTTCCCGACACCCTGCAGCTGGACTTTTTCGAGCGCGCTCAGATCGAGCAGGTCATCTCTAATTGTGAGCATGTCAACGAACAAGGCCACACCGTCTGCAACGTCAAG TTGCTGCACAGGGTGTTGGTAGCGGAGGTCAACGCCCTGCAGGGCATGGCTGCGATTGGCCAGCGGCCCCTGCTCATGGAG GAGGTGAACTCCATCCTGCAGCAGGTGGTGGAGAGGAACCGGGTGCGGCGCTGCCTCAGTGCCAAGCGGCATGCCCTGCAGAGCTGGCGTAGCCTGGTGGAGACCATCCTCACCGCCTGCCCTGCCGAGCTCATCCCTGCAGACCAGAGGCAGCTCATCATCAGGGACCTGCTCCTCGACCTGCATGACAAG GTTCTAGCGGAAGATGCTGCTGTTGAGCTGATGGCCATCGTTGCTGGGGCAGTGTTCACCCTGACGGCACACCTCAGCCAGTCCGTGCTGTCGGAGCAACAGCAAGGGGCGGGGCTGGAGGGCGGATCTTCGTCAGGCTTCGCCTCCATTGCCAACTCCGCCCTGCACCTCATTCTGCGGAAGCTCCTGAACTTCATCCTGTGCACAG GTGGCGGTTTCCAGCGACTGCGTGCTCACCTGTATGGCTCACTGCTCTATTACCTGCAAATCGCTCAGAAACCTGAAGAACCAGACACATTGCAGACAG gtgtgtgcatgtgggagcGTCTCACTGCTCCCGAGGACGGCTTCTCCAAGCTACAGAGAGAGAACCTGGCCATCATTGAGAGTTATGGGACGGCTCTGATGGAGGTGGTTTGCAGGGATGCCTGCGATGGCCATGAGATAGGCAGG atgcTGGCCCTAGCTGTGCTGGACCGTGTACTGTCCATAGACAGGCAGAGTCAGTGGTTGGTCTATCTGTGTAACAGCGGCTACCTGCGTGTGCTGGTGGAGAGTGTTAATCAGGATGACTCCGCCCTCCAAGCTTTGCTCCTCCCACAACCTCCGCTACTCAAACCCTTATACATCTATGAGTCCAAGATG GCATTACTGACGCGTGTAGCTAAGTCTGCACAGGGTGCTGTGGAACTGCTCTCCTGTGGTCTGGTGTCTCAGCTGGCAGAGTGCCAAGTCTTCCACATGTTGCCAGAGAATGACTCACTCAG AGTGTTGGGTCAGAGGGACCCGTCAGGATTCATCCCTAGTCCCCTGGAGCGATACAGACACATCCTACTGCCTACACTCAGACTACTGCAGGTCATCCTGACCTCCACTACCACTCaacaccagcagggggcagcacaG gtgctCCAGTGGGTGATTGTGCACTCCGACACCATCCAGTCGATCCTGCGTAGTCAGGATGTGAGTATGGGGTCATTACAGgagctctctctcctcacagcCATCATCAGCAAGGCTGCCCTGCCAG GTGTTCTGGATCTGGGGCAGATCAACAGCGCTGCGCAGTTGGAGTTTCAGGGACACATCGGCAGATTCCAG CGccagtgtctgtctctgcttgtCCGTCTGGCCGGCACTGAGCGTGCTCGATACCTCAAGCAGATAGAAGAGAGCGTGTCCCCGGGTGACGCGgcagagaagagggaggagatgGAGGTTGCTATGCAACAG ATCTGTGCCAATGTGATGGAGTACTGCCAGACCCTCCTCCTGCAGAGCTCTAGCCAAGCCCAGTTCACTGTGTGCCTCTTCAGCCCCTCAGCCACGGAGCCCACAG ATGTGGCGGTCCCGTCCGTGTCTCGGGTGCCCAGCCTGGGTCTGGTCCTTCTCCTGCTCAAAAACAGCACCGCATCCTTCTTCCACTAccacgacacacacacccagagcctGGCCAAGCTGGAGAGACTGGAGCAGCTTGCACCAGAGGAGCTCAGGGAg cTGTGCCAGGGCCTGGTGTCAGGGACTGGGGGAGTGGAGAAGATCCCATCAGTGCAGAGGAGTGTGATGGCTAAACGGCGTCTGGTCCAGCTCGTCAACAATCGCGCCAAGCTGCTAGCTCTTTGTTCCT ACATAATTGAAACGTGCCTGTTTGTCATCTGGCGCCACCTAGAGTACTACCTCCTCTACTGCACCCCTAGTGATCCCAAAGACTCCCTGCTGCCAGAATACAGAG ATGCCAGAGGGGTTGGAGGTCTAGGCCTATCCAGAGTCACCCAGCAGGAACTggaacag ttgCAGAATGACGTAGCGAGCAGTTTCACTGAGCCGTTCCAGAGGAAGCTTCTGGAGGTGGAGGCACTCTACAGCAAGGCTCACTCACATCACACCTTCATCCAGGCCCTGACCCGCAGGATCCGCGGCCTCGTACGCCATGCCAAGAGCTAG